CACGACGATGCACGGGCTGGTGATGATCTTCGGCGCCATCATGCCGGCCTTTGTCGGTTTCGCGAACTGGATGGTGCCATTGCAGGTGGGCGCGGCCGACATGGCCTTCGCCCGCATGAACAACTTCAGCTTCTGGCTGCTGCCGGTCGGCGCCATACTGCTTACCGCATCGTTCTTCGTGCCGGGCGGCGCCACCGCCGCCGGATGGACCATATACGCGCCCCTGTCCGAACAGATGGGGCCCGGCATGGATATGGCCATCTTCGCGATCCACGTGATGGGCGCATCGTCCATCATGGGGGCGATCAACGTCATCGTCACCATTCTGAACCTGCGCGCGCCGGGCATGACGCTGATGAAGATGCCCCTTTTCTGCTGGTCCTGGATGATCACGGCCTTCCTGCTGCTGGGCATCATGCCGGTGCTGGCCGCCACCGTCACCATGGTGCTCACCGACAGGCACTTCGGCACCGACTTCTTCAATGCCGCCGCGGGCGGAGATCCCGTACTGTTCCAGCACCTGTTCTGGTTCTTCGGCCATCCCGAGGTGTACGTGATGATCCTGCCGGCATTCGGGATCATTTCTTCGGTGGTGCCGACGTTCTCGCGCAAGCAATTGTTCGGCTATGCCTCCATGGTGTACGCCATGGCGGCCATCGCCGTGCTGTCCTTCATCGTCTGGGCGCACCACATGTTCGCCACCGGCATGCCGGTGACCGGACAGTTGTACTTCATGTACGCCACCATGCTGATCTCCGTGCCGACCGGGGTGAAGGTGTTCAATTGGACCGCCACCATGTGGCGCGGATCGCTCAGTTTGGAAACGCCGATGCTCTTCGCGATCGGCTTCATCTGGGTCTTCACCATCGGGGGATTCACTGGACTGATCCTGTCCATGGCGCCGATCGACATACAGGTGCATGACACGTACTACGTCGTCGCGCACTTTCATTACGTGCTCGTGGCGGGGTCGCTGTTCGCGCTATTCGCGGGCGCCTATTACTGGGTTCCCAAGTGGACCGGCTACATGTACAACGAACGTTTGGGGCAGATTCATTTTTGGTTCACGCTGATTTCCTTCAACGTGGCCTTCTTCCCCATGCATTTCCTCGGTCTGGCCGGCATGCCGCGCCGCTATGTGGACTACGCCGCGCAGTTCACGACGTGGCACCAGGTCGCGACCATCGGCGCCTGGTGGTTCGGGCTGAGCCAGTTCATCTTCCTCGTCGCCATGCTGCGCTGCTACGCCGGCAAGGGCCGCCGGGTCGAGGCCCGTCCCTGGGAAGGCGCGGAAGGGCTCGAATGGACCGTGCCGTCGCCGGCGCCTTTCCATACCTTCGAGACGCCGCCGGAGGTGAAGTAAGGCGGGGCATCATGAGAGACCAGCGCCTGCGCCACGAAGACGGCATTTCGGCCTCGCCGCCGCGCACGGGCGGCTGGGACGGAGTCGGCCGCCCTTCGCGCCGGCCCCGCGTCTGGCGCCTGAAGCGCAACTGCGCCCTGCTGCCGTCGCAGTACCTGGCCAGCATCGCCCTGCTGATGGGCCTGTCCGCTGCGGTGGCGATCTCCTGCTGGATACGCGGGCTTTGGGTCGTACCCATCTTTTCCTGCGTCGAATTGACGGCGATCGGCATGGCCGCGTTCATCTATGCGCGCCACGCCGTCGACGGGGAGATCGTGACCTTGACGGAGGACGGGCGGCTGCGCGTCGAGGTTGACCGCGGCCTCCTGCATAGCGCCTACGTATTCGAACCCGGCCGCGTGCGCCTGATCCGCACGGCGGCGGAGCCGGGCCGCCTATGGCTGTGCCACGGCAGCACGCGCATTGAGCTATGCCGCTACGTGCAGGAATCCGTTGCCCAGGCCTTCGAGGCGGATCTGCGAAGGGCTTTGCTTTCGTAGGTGCATGCGCGGCGCGGCCGGGGTTCCTGGGACCTTTCATGTCGGACGCACGTACGTCCCGACGACCGCTGAAAAACTTGGGGCAACGACGAAATCGCCAGCCTATTCTCGGTTCGAGCGGCCGATGAACGTTCTTCTGGAC
The sequence above is a segment of the Bordetella genomosp. 9 genome. Coding sequences within it:
- the ctaD gene encoding cytochrome c oxidase subunit I, whose protein sequence is MSSYTPGREGVLPAPGHEEEHGHAMPHGWRRWLLATNHKDIGTMYLIFSFVMLIEGGVLALLIRTELFEPGIQFFQPELFNQFTTMHGLVMIFGAIMPAFVGFANWMVPLQVGAADMAFARMNNFSFWLLPVGAILLTASFFVPGGATAAGWTIYAPLSEQMGPGMDMAIFAIHVMGASSIMGAINVIVTILNLRAPGMTLMKMPLFCWSWMITAFLLLGIMPVLAATVTMVLTDRHFGTDFFNAAAGGDPVLFQHLFWFFGHPEVYVMILPAFGIISSVVPTFSRKQLFGYASMVYAMAAIAVLSFIVWAHHMFATGMPVTGQLYFMYATMLISVPTGVKVFNWTATMWRGSLSLETPMLFAIGFIWVFTIGGFTGLILSMAPIDIQVHDTYYVVAHFHYVLVAGSLFALFAGAYYWVPKWTGYMYNERLGQIHFWFTLISFNVAFFPMHFLGLAGMPRRYVDYAAQFTTWHQVATIGAWWFGLSQFIFLVAMLRCYAGKGRRVEARPWEGAEGLEWTVPSPAPFHTFETPPEVK
- a CDS encoding DUF2244 domain-containing protein, whose translation is MRDQRLRHEDGISASPPRTGGWDGVGRPSRRPRVWRLKRNCALLPSQYLASIALLMGLSAAVAISCWIRGLWVVPIFSCVELTAIGMAAFIYARHAVDGEIVTLTEDGRLRVEVDRGLLHSAYVFEPGRVRLIRTAAEPGRLWLCHGSTRIELCRYVQESVAQAFEADLRRALLS